In the genome of Capra hircus breed San Clemente chromosome 5, ASM170441v1, whole genome shotgun sequence, one region contains:
- the LOC102171493 gene encoding apolipoprotein L3, whose product MSSEDPKDCSESQSFYKDVLEYFQKNMSLEELLSLLTEDEPWENLVTEANLSREGADGLSEYLIKQLTILSGKDQDRSQKYHQEKERFLKEFPQVKQELKENIKKLRELADKVDKVHRDCTIANVVASSTGIVSGALSILGVVLAPCTAGLSLGLSAAGLGLGTAASVTSFSTMLVESINTSSAENQASSLNTAKTKYAKLPKKIKDFGKDIQVIREARFKSELVVTGQTYIVTGQVKSHFTGPALAGSRAVRIGSGVLSGLLMALDVYNLVKNARDLQEGAKTASAENMRQKARELEKKLEKLTWIYESLQ is encoded by the exons AGAGCCAAAGCTTTTATAAGGATGTCTTAGAGTACTTCCAGAAGAATATGAGTTTGGAAGAACTGCTATCCCTGCTCACTGAAGATGAACCCTGGGAGAATCTTGTGACCGAGGCCAATTTGTCCAG GGAAGGTGCAGATGGACTCAGTGAGTATCTGATCAAGCAGCTAACAATCTTGTCCGGGAAGGACCAAGACAGGTCCCAAAAATATCACCAGGAAAAGGAGAGGTTTTTGAAGGAGTTTCCTCAGGTAAAACAGGAGCTGAAGGAGAACATAAAAAAGCTCCGTGAGCTTGCAGACAAAGTTGACAAGGTGCACAGGGACTGCACCATCGCCAATGTGGTGGCCTCCTCCACCGGCATTGTGTCTGGTGCCCTGAGCATCCTAGGCGTGGTTCTGGCACCCTGTACAGCAGGCCTCAGTCTGGGACTCTCAGCCGCTGGATTAGGGCTGGGAACAGCAGCTTCTGTAACAAGTTTTTCCACCATGTTGGTGGAATCTATAAACACATCATCGGCAGAAAACCAGGCCAGTTCCCTtaacacagccaaaacaaaatatgcaaaacttcccaaaaaaattaaagactttgGGAAGGATATTCAAGTCATCAGGGAGGCCAGATTCAAAAGTGAATTAGTAGTCACTGGTCAGACATACATAGTCACTGGGCAGGTGAAAAGTCATTTTACAGGCCCAGCTCTGGCAGGGTCTAGAGCAGTCCGCATCGGGAGTGGAGTCCTGTCAGGTTTACTCATGGCGCTGGACGTGTACAACCTGGTGAAAAATGCACGGGACTTGCAGGAGGGGGCAAAGACAGCATCGGCTGAGAACATGAGGCAGAAAGCCCGGGAGCTGGAGAAGAAGTTGGAGAAGCTCACCTGGATCTATGAGAGTCTGCAATAG